In Paraburkholderia youngii, the genomic stretch CTTCGCGCGGCGTATGTTCAAGCGCATGCCGGTAGCCCATTATCTCGCCAAGCGCGCGAGCCGCAGTCAGCGTCACTACGATGGCGGCCACGAGCGCCGCGCCAACCATTCCCATGCCGAACAGCAGTTTGCCGGTCTGCGCGCCAAGGAACGGAGTAATGGCATCACCGATTTGCTGCACTGTGTCGAGCGGTTTGTGCAGGCCGGAACGCGCCAAGGTCGCTGCTGTGACCACCAGCACGGCCGCCATAATCAGCTGGGTCAATACCGCGCCGACCGCTGTATCCCAGCGAGCGGCGCGCAGGTCTTCAAGATGGAGTTTTTTCTCCACCACGGCCGATTGCTGATAGAACACCATCCACGGCATGATCACAGCGCCAATGTTGGCTGACAGAAGGAACAGGTAGTCGTGGTTGCCGAGCGGCATGCTGGCGAGCTCGGCGTGTATGCTCGCAGCATCCGGATGGGCGCGCCAAGCCACCAGCACGAACACCAATTCGAAAGCGCCAAGCAGAATCGCGATCCGTTCCACCGACAGGTATGACCGTGTATACGCCATCCAAGATAGCCCGACGACCGTTAGCGTCAACGTAAGCCAGGATGGGATGCCATACATCAGGCCAACTCCGGCCAACCCGCTCATCTCTGATAACAAGGCACCTAGGCAAGCCAGAATCAAGGTGCCTACCGACAGCCATGCCCAACGGGCGCCAAAATGCTGCTTGATCAGATCGCCGTGCCCCTTGCCCGTGACCATGCCGAGGCGAACGGTCAACTCCTGAACGATGAACAAAACCGGAATCAACAGCAGTTGCAGCAGCAATAACCGGTATCCCCATTGGGCGCCACTTTGCGCCGCGGTGATGACGCTACCCGCGTCCGTGTCGGCCAGCATCACGACCAACCCCGGCCCGGCGATGGCGAGAACTCGGAGCCACCAGCGCGATCGCGAGGCGAGTATGGGTGAATTCATTGATTTATTGAGAATACGATTCATTACTGGAAACCAGATGATCGCGCGCAATAAACATGGCGTGAATGCGACCGTAAGCCGCAGGCGCCGGATGCCAAAGTTGCTTTTCGTCCATGCCATCGGCCACGGAGCGAAAGCTGTCGCTTGGTTTCATGAGGTGTGTGACTCATAGACATCGTTTCAACCAGCATGAGGCGATGGACCGCGAAATTGCCGCGCGATTCCGATGGGTACGGATGTGTCACGAACCGGTAACGCCGGTCTCGTCTGCGCGCGGTGTGGCATCTCGCTACCAACCCTGCGCAAGTGGCTACGTCGCTTCGGGGATGCTGGATTGAAAGGGCTTTGCTCTCAAAAGCCACCGAGAAACGGATCCGCGTCTGGCAC encodes the following:
- a CDS encoding NRAMP family divalent metal transporter, with translation MNRILNKSMNSPILASRSRWWLRVLAIAGPGLVVMLADTDAGSVITAAQSGAQWGYRLLLLQLLLIPVLFIVQELTVRLGMVTGKGHGDLIKQHFGARWAWLSVGTLILACLGALLSEMSGLAGVGLMYGIPSWLTLTLTVVGLSWMAYTRSYLSVERIAILLGAFELVFVLVAWRAHPDAASIHAELASMPLGNHDYLFLLSANIGAVIMPWMVFYQQSAVVEKKLHLEDLRAARWDTAVGAVLTQLIMAAVLVVTAATLARSGLHKPLDTVQQIGDAITPFLGAQTGKLLFGMGMVGAALVAAIVVTLTAARALGEIMGYRHALEHTPREAPWFYATYTAVLIIAAFIAGSGANLVSMGVGVQVMNALLLPIVLGFLYLLARRLPEPYRLRGSYGVLAGAVIAITVGLGLYSGIAGTFS